Proteins encoded in a region of the Acidobacteriota bacterium genome:
- the hemE gene encoding uroporphyrinogen decarboxylase, producing MTSAERFRAACAGQPVDRPPVWLMRQAGRYMPEYRAVRARYSLLEICRTPALAAEVTLTAARKLGVDAAIIFADLLLPAAPLGLELEFVAGEGPRLAPPVRTAADVARLPEDWHGALGFVSETIRLCVADAGPDLPVLGFAGAPFTLASYLIEGGPSTQFLHTRQLMREAPAAWDELLRKLTSGLAGFLAEQAAAGAAAVQLFDSWVGTLPPEDYRRWVLPHNQRLVQALRPAGIPVIYFSTGTSGYLELLAETGADVLSLDWRVELREAWRRLEPLPGRVPALQGNLDPTLLLAPLPVLRAAVEDLLRQARGHKGFIFNLGHGILPATPVAAVQALVQWVRAAAC from the coding sequence ATGACCTCCGCGGAGCGTTTCCGAGCCGCCTGTGCCGGGCAGCCGGTCGACCGGCCGCCGGTGTGGCTCATGCGCCAGGCCGGACGGTACATGCCCGAGTACCGCGCCGTGCGGGCACGCTATTCGCTGCTCGAAATCTGCCGTACGCCGGCGCTCGCCGCTGAAGTCACGCTCACCGCCGCCCGCAAGCTGGGTGTCGATGCCGCCATTATCTTCGCCGACCTGCTCCTGCCCGCGGCACCGCTGGGTCTGGAGCTGGAATTCGTCGCCGGCGAAGGTCCGCGGCTTGCGCCGCCGGTGCGCACGGCGGCCGATGTGGCGCGGCTGCCGGAAGACTGGCACGGCGCCCTGGGCTTTGTGAGCGAAACCATCCGGCTATGCGTGGCTGATGCTGGACCGGATTTGCCGGTGCTGGGCTTTGCCGGCGCGCCGTTTACGCTCGCCAGCTATCTCATCGAGGGTGGCCCGTCGACGCAGTTTCTGCACACGCGCCAGCTCATGCGCGAAGCGCCTGCTGCCTGGGATGAGCTGCTGCGCAAACTAACCTCGGGTCTCGCCGGCTTTCTGGCCGAACAGGCCGCGGCTGGCGCCGCAGCGGTGCAGTTGTTCGATAGCTGGGTGGGCACGCTGCCGCCGGAGGATTATCGCCGCTGGGTTTTGCCGCACAACCAGCGTCTGGTGCAGGCGCTACGTCCGGCCGGCATTCCTGTGATTTATTTTTCCACCGGCACCTCCGGCTACCTCGAACTACTTGCGGAAACCGGCGCGGATGTACTGAGCCTTGACTGGCGCGTGGAACTGCGCGAAGCCTGGCGGCGGCTTGAGCCTCTGCCGGGGCGGGTTCCCGCCCTGCAGGGCAACCTGGACCCCACGCTGCTGCTCGCGCCTTTGCCGGTTCTGCGCGCCGCGGTGGAGGATCTCCTGCGCCAGGCCCGCGGCCACAAGGGCTTTATTTTCAACCTGGGCCACGGCATTTTACCTGCCACGCCGGTCGCAGCCGTGCAAGCGCTGGTGCAATGGGTTCGCGCGGCCGCCTGCTAA
- a CDS encoding M48 family peptidase: MRDLEPTFLAVFRELKPRTPLPALEIQFYPFAQINNTIRLRQGKLLIRLSDLLQAAPELVLEALAHILLRKLYRRPIPESYNARYRRFLGRRDMVEKAHLIRQIRGRKQLGSPQGRLYDLEVLFDDLNQRFFAGWMARPNLAWAAAVARRNLGHYDPAHNAILISRVFDSPRVPRFVLEYVLYHEMLHLRFPVKMRGSRRCVHSAEFRTEERRFPGWAEAEIALKRL; the protein is encoded by the coding sequence ATGCGAGATTTAGAGCCTACCTTTCTGGCCGTTTTCCGCGAGCTGAAGCCGCGCACGCCGCTGCCGGCGCTGGAGATTCAGTTTTATCCGTTTGCCCAGATCAATAACACCATCCGGCTCCGGCAGGGCAAGCTGCTCATCCGGCTCAGCGATTTGCTGCAAGCGGCGCCGGAACTCGTTCTGGAAGCGCTGGCGCACATCCTCTTACGCAAACTCTACCGGCGGCCGATTCCGGAGAGCTACAACGCCCGCTACCGCCGCTTTCTGGGGCGGCGCGACATGGTCGAGAAAGCACATCTCATCCGCCAGATCCGCGGCCGCAAGCAGCTCGGCTCCCCGCAAGGCCGCCTTTACGACCTGGAAGTGCTGTTCGATGATCTCAACCAGCGTTTTTTTGCCGGCTGGATGGCGCGGCCCAATCTCGCCTGGGCGGCAGCGGTGGCGCGCCGCAATCTCGGGCACTACGACCCGGCGCACAACGCCATTCTCATTAGCCGCGTCTTTGATTCGCCGCGTGTACCCCGTTTCGTGCTGGAATACGTCCTCTACCACGAAATGCTGCATCTGCGCTTTCCGGTGAAAATGCGCGGCAGCCGCCGCTGTGTCCATTCGGCCGAGTTCCGCACCGAGGAGCGCCGCTTTCCCGGCTGGGCCGAAGCCGAGATTGCCCTCAAGCGGCTGTAG
- the uvrA gene encoding excinuclease ABC subunit A — MPETIQIRGARVHNLKNIDVALPLNAWTVVTGVSGSGKSSLAFDTIYAEGQRRYVESLSAYARQFLERMEKPDADSIDGIAPAVAIRQKTSSRNPRSTVGTATEIYDYLRLLFARAGTPLCPECGRPLEREDVDSVVARLFAQVNGRRCLVLFPVKAPAKRAGRAGATGAPSPAERQAGGVAQPGQAPRQSMRNGMKERLAELRGRGFNRLWQSGLTVEFSTPESLLELNFRKPIYALVDRLRVEPDERPRLVEALETAIREGGEAALEFVPETEGETVPPRWRVAGHLECPHCGRAVETPEPRLFSFNNPYGACPRCQGFGRSSEIARDRVIPDPGRSLAEGAIEIWNTPRGTRWRNVMRRYAPLAGVPLDRPWRELSPEQQHWVWEGSGRFPGVRGFFAYLERKKYKVHVRVLLSRYRNYALCPDCGGARLRPEALAVVLRSAGKMTANIAQVTAMTVERAQAFFSGLVLSPGQAAVAQPVLLEIHRRLEFLRKVGLEYLTLDRMASTLSGGEAQRIQLAACLGGQLVGALYVLDEPSIGLHPRDTQRLIAILLELRDMGNTILVVEHDPEVMRAADQLLDLGPGAGEQGGEVVAMGTWQQVAHTPASLTGQYLRGERSIPVPSQRQHPGRRALTVHDAHANNLAHLEVEIPLGLLVAITGVSGSGKSTLLHEVLYRNLHRVLHRVEAAAEEEEDTGAGAEWTGCSGIDGLSYVREVVLVDQSPIGRSPRSNPVTYMKAFDGIRELFARQPGARRRGLRAGHFSFNIPGGRCETCQGEGVVTVDMQFLADVELVCEECNGTRYQAKVLEVEYKEHNIHQVLQMSIHQALEFFADQPKIVRPLRLLEEIGLGYLRLGQSATTLSGGEAQRLKLAAHLAQPRSADRTLFLFDEPTTGLHFDDIAKLLAAFRRLIATGGSVVVIEHNLEVVKSADWILDLGPEAGERGGRLVAEGTPEMVAEAQESLTAPFLAPLLLPVSA; from the coding sequence ATGCCGGAAACAATTCAGATCCGCGGCGCTCGCGTTCACAACCTGAAAAACATCGATGTCGCTCTGCCCCTGAACGCCTGGACGGTGGTCACCGGGGTCTCCGGTTCCGGCAAGAGCAGCCTGGCGTTCGACACCATCTACGCCGAGGGCCAGCGCCGTTACGTGGAATCGCTGTCCGCCTACGCGCGCCAATTTCTGGAGCGCATGGAAAAGCCCGATGCCGACTCCATCGACGGCATCGCCCCCGCGGTTGCCATCCGGCAGAAAACCTCCAGCCGCAATCCGCGCTCCACGGTGGGCACGGCGACGGAAATCTACGATTACCTGCGCCTGCTTTTCGCCCGCGCCGGCACGCCGCTCTGCCCCGAGTGCGGCCGCCCGCTCGAACGCGAGGATGTCGACAGCGTGGTGGCGCGGCTGTTCGCGCAGGTGAACGGCCGCCGCTGTTTGGTGCTGTTTCCCGTCAAGGCGCCGGCCAAACGCGCGGGCCGGGCTGGGGCTACTGGGGCCCCCAGCCCGGCCGAGCGTCAAGCGGGGGGCGTGGCGCAGCCAGGCCAGGCCCCGCGCCAGTCAATGCGCAACGGCATGAAGGAGCGGCTCGCCGAGTTGCGCGGCCGCGGCTTCAACCGCCTCTGGCAGAGCGGCCTGACGGTGGAGTTCTCCACCCCCGAGTCGCTGCTGGAGTTGAATTTCCGCAAACCGATCTATGCGCTGGTGGACCGCCTGCGGGTCGAGCCGGACGAGCGCCCGCGCCTGGTCGAGGCGCTGGAAACCGCCATCCGCGAGGGCGGCGAGGCCGCCTTGGAATTTGTTCCAGAAACCGAAGGCGAGACAGTGCCGCCGCGCTGGCGCGTCGCCGGGCATCTGGAGTGCCCGCATTGTGGCCGTGCCGTTGAGACGCCCGAACCGCGGCTGTTTTCCTTCAACAACCCCTACGGCGCCTGCCCGCGCTGTCAGGGGTTTGGCCGCTCCAGCGAGATTGCCCGCGACCGCGTCATCCCCGACCCCGGCCGCAGCCTGGCCGAGGGCGCGATTGAAATTTGGAACACGCCCCGGGGCACGCGCTGGCGCAACGTGATGCGGCGCTACGCGCCGCTGGCGGGCGTGCCGCTGGACCGTCCCTGGCGCGAGCTCAGCCCCGAGCAACAGCACTGGGTGTGGGAGGGCAGCGGCCGCTTCCCGGGCGTGCGCGGCTTTTTCGCCTATCTCGAGCGGAAGAAATATAAAGTCCATGTGCGTGTGCTGCTTAGCCGCTATCGCAACTATGCCCTCTGCCCGGACTGCGGCGGTGCGCGGCTGCGGCCGGAGGCGCTTGCCGTGGTGTTGCGTTCCGCAGGCAAGATGACCGCCAACATTGCCCAGGTTACGGCCATGACGGTGGAGCGCGCGCAGGCGTTTTTCTCCGGCCTGGTGCTCAGCCCAGGGCAAGCCGCCGTCGCTCAGCCCGTTCTGCTGGAAATTCACCGCCGGCTGGAGTTTTTGCGCAAAGTGGGCCTCGAGTACCTGACGCTCGATCGCATGGCCTCGACGCTTTCCGGCGGCGAAGCGCAACGCATTCAGCTCGCTGCCTGCCTCGGCGGCCAGCTTGTCGGCGCGCTCTACGTGCTCGATGAGCCCTCCATCGGTTTGCACCCGCGTGACACCCAGCGCCTGATCGCCATCCTGCTCGAGCTGCGCGACATGGGCAATACGATTCTGGTGGTGGAACACGATCCGGAGGTGATGCGTGCTGCCGATCAGTTGCTCGATCTCGGCCCCGGCGCGGGCGAACAAGGCGGGGAGGTGGTGGCCATGGGAACCTGGCAGCAGGTCGCACACACTCCGGCTTCCCTGACCGGGCAGTATCTGCGCGGTGAGCGGTCGATCCCCGTACCCTCGCAGCGGCAACATCCCGGCCGCCGCGCGCTGACCGTGCACGACGCGCACGCCAACAACCTCGCCCACCTCGAGGTCGAAATTCCGCTGGGCTTGCTCGTCGCCATTACCGGTGTTTCCGGCAGCGGCAAAAGTACCCTGCTGCACGAGGTCTTGTATCGCAACCTCCATCGCGTGCTGCACCGGGTGGAAGCTGCGGCCGAAGAAGAGGAAGATACCGGCGCCGGCGCGGAATGGACCGGCTGCAGCGGCATCGACGGCCTCAGCTACGTCCGTGAAGTCGTTCTGGTCGATCAGTCGCCGATCGGGCGCTCGCCGCGCTCCAATCCGGTGACCTATATGAAGGCCTTCGACGGCATCCGCGAGCTGTTCGCGCGCCAGCCCGGCGCCCGCCGCCGCGGCCTGCGCGCCGGTCATTTCTCCTTCAACATTCCCGGCGGGCGCTGCGAAACCTGCCAGGGCGAAGGCGTGGTGACGGTGGACATGCAGTTTCTTGCCGATGTCGAGCTGGTCTGCGAGGAGTGCAATGGCACACGCTATCAGGCGAAAGTGCTGGAGGTGGAGTACAAAGAGCACAACATTCATCAGGTCCTGCAGATGAGCATCCACCAGGCGCTGGAGTTTTTTGCCGATCAGCCCAAAATCGTGCGGCCGCTGCGCTTGCTGGAAGAAATCGGCCTTGGCTACCTGCGCCTGGGCCAGTCGGCGACGACACTGTCGGGCGGCGAGGCGCAGCGTCTCAAGCTGGCCGCGCATCTTGCCCAGCCGCGTTCCGCCGACCGCACCCTGTTTCTGTTCGATGAGCCCACCACCGGCTTGCACTTTGACGACATTGCCAAGCTGCTGGCCGCCTTTCGCCGGCTCATCGCAACCGGCGGCTCGGTGGTCGTCATTGAGCACAATCTGGAAGTCGTCAAGTCGGCGGATTGGATCCTGGATCTAGGTCCGGAAGCGGGCGAGCGCGGCGGTCGTTTGGTGGCGGAAGGGACGCCGGAAATGGTCGCCGAAGCCCAGGAATCACTCACCGCGCCATTTTTGGCGCCGCTGCTGCTGCCCGTGTCCGCATAA
- a CDS encoding alpha/beta hydrolase, with the protein MQIRRERYGQLNCLTAIPDGPEQSAPLLLVHGLGGGIWGWEPFQAWFAERGFCSYALELPGHGEDTDPATAQRMGTYSVESYALWVAAAMAEIGRKFVIVGHSMGGLIAQKLAESHRQPGYVFLASAPPWHMFRRAYGSMWRHLLRHPWKEVVWPMCGGSVVLDASLQDRLVNNRLTPEVRADIAHRDVPDSGRASMQMAVGLVSVDVRRVTSPCLVIGGSDDRLIPISEQKCLSEFYKCPLQVYDCGHMLMIETGYEAVAGGILSWIAELQGKPETAAGAS; encoded by the coding sequence ATGCAGATAAGACGCGAACGGTATGGACAACTCAATTGCCTGACCGCGATTCCGGACGGGCCGGAGCAGTCTGCGCCCTTGCTGCTCGTCCACGGCCTGGGCGGCGGGATCTGGGGCTGGGAGCCGTTTCAAGCCTGGTTTGCCGAGCGCGGTTTTTGCAGTTACGCCCTCGAGCTGCCCGGTCATGGCGAGGATACCGACCCGGCCACGGCTCAGCGCATGGGCACCTACAGTGTGGAGAGCTACGCGCTCTGGGTGGCGGCGGCCATGGCCGAAATCGGCCGCAAATTTGTCATCGTCGGTCACAGCATGGGTGGTCTGATTGCGCAGAAACTCGCCGAATCCCACCGGCAGCCGGGCTATGTCTTTTTGGCCAGCGCGCCGCCCTGGCACATGTTCCGCCGGGCATATGGCTCCATGTGGCGGCATTTGTTGCGCCATCCCTGGAAGGAAGTGGTGTGGCCCATGTGCGGCGGCTCGGTGGTGCTGGATGCATCGCTGCAGGACCGGTTGGTCAACAACCGGCTGACGCCTGAGGTGCGCGCCGACATCGCGCACCGCGATGTACCCGATTCCGGCCGCGCTTCCATGCAGATGGCGGTCGGTCTGGTCAGCGTCGATGTGCGCCGCGTCACATCGCCCTGCCTGGTGATTGGCGGCAGCGACGACCGGTTGATTCCGATCAGCGAGCAGAAGTGCTTGTCAGAATTCTACAAATGCCCGCTGCAGGTCTACGATTGCGGCCACATGCTGATGATTGAAACTGGCTACGAAGCCGTCGCCGGCGGCATTCTGTCCTGGATTGCCGAGCTGCAGGGCAAGCCCGAAACCGCTGCCGGCGCCAGTTAA
- a CDS encoding peptidylprolyl isomerase produces MRVHALVFGAVVAAVTLAGCHSSPHLGPQPAPPGNFAAAIQTDLGTITVQLFPKAAPLTVGNFIGLAEGTQKWVNPRTGKIEAGKPFYNGLTFHRVIPNFMIQGGDPLGNGSGTPGYAFANEVSPDLTFDRPGRLAMANAGPNTNGSQFFITVAPYPSLNGNYTIFGQVISGQNVADAISQVPRDGSDNRPLTPVHIIKITIHRTATTAP; encoded by the coding sequence ATGCGCGTACATGCATTGGTGTTTGGGGCCGTTGTGGCGGCCGTAACCCTGGCGGGCTGTCATTCCTCCCCCCATTTAGGGCCGCAACCCGCTCCGCCCGGCAATTTCGCCGCCGCTATTCAAACGGATTTGGGGACGATTACGGTGCAACTGTTTCCCAAGGCGGCGCCGCTGACGGTGGGTAATTTCATCGGCTTAGCGGAGGGGACGCAAAAGTGGGTCAACCCGCGCACGGGTAAAATCGAAGCCGGCAAGCCCTTCTACAACGGTCTGACCTTTCATCGCGTGATCCCCAATTTCATGATTCAGGGGGGGGACCCGCTGGGCAACGGCAGCGGCACTCCCGGCTACGCGTTCGCCAATGAAGTTTCGCCCGACCTGACTTTCGACCGCCCCGGGCGGCTCGCCATGGCCAACGCCGGCCCCAACACCAACGGCTCGCAATTTTTCATTACCGTGGCGCCCTATCCTTCGCTGAATGGCAATTACACTATTTTTGGCCAGGTGATCAGCGGCCAAAACGTGGCCGACGCCATCAGCCAGGTGCCGCGCGACGGGAGTGACAATCGTCCTCTCACGCCGGTCCATATCATAAAGATCACCATCCACCGGACCGCCACCACCGCCCCCTAA
- a CDS encoding acyltransferase, producing the protein MIPWTKLALSPQNKGRIAELDGLRAIAVLAVISFHYTIGTVWKNAITGLGWAGVDLFFVLSGFLITSILLASRERPHYFSTFYARRTLRIFPIYYCLLVIYLLAAVAWGGPQSWTYWTMHALYLSSVVAYFHGWLFQAPVFVYAGLAVLWSLSIEELFYLMWAPVVRWVRPARLWPLLAAVILTAPVLRFAIHTHAFPEYEFLPARFDSLAWGAALALLLRYRSNLQKLPQWLRGVGLSAGGAFALLALATGGSRSNLWMATFGYSLLAIAFAGLIGWTVLRAGSTAPLCRFLRLRPARQLGTVSYTTYLIHYPALALVGAAATTWWGLQLNGSVAGVFGRDLISLALALLVAAASWRWLESPLLQLKDHWKPAIGHVREPARRPIRTVEAGTELS; encoded by the coding sequence ATGATACCTTGGACGAAGTTGGCTTTATCACCGCAAAACAAAGGCAGAATCGCGGAACTGGACGGCCTGCGCGCCATTGCGGTGCTGGCCGTCATCTCGTTTCACTACACCATCGGCACGGTCTGGAAGAACGCGATCACAGGCCTGGGCTGGGCGGGCGTCGATCTGTTTTTCGTCCTGTCGGGGTTTTTAATCACCTCGATTCTGCTCGCCAGCCGCGAGCGGCCGCATTATTTCTCGACGTTTTACGCGCGCCGCACGCTGCGCATTTTTCCCATCTACTATTGCCTGCTGGTCATCTACCTGCTCGCCGCGGTGGCCTGGGGCGGACCGCAGTCGTGGACCTACTGGACGATGCACGCCCTGTATCTGTCGAGCGTGGTGGCCTATTTTCATGGCTGGCTGTTCCAGGCGCCGGTGTTTGTCTATGCCGGACTGGCGGTGCTGTGGTCGCTGTCGATTGAAGAGCTGTTTTATCTGATGTGGGCGCCGGTGGTGCGCTGGGTGCGGCCGGCGCGGCTGTGGCCGCTGTTGGCCGCCGTGATCCTCACCGCGCCAGTCCTGCGCTTCGCGATCCATACGCACGCGTTTCCGGAATATGAGTTCTTGCCGGCGCGCTTCGATAGTCTGGCTTGGGGCGCGGCGCTGGCGCTGCTACTGCGCTATCGCAGCAACCTCCAAAAGCTGCCGCAATGGCTGCGCGGGGTGGGGTTGAGCGCAGGCGGAGCGTTCGCGCTGCTGGCGCTGGCCACCGGCGGCTCGCGCAGCAATCTCTGGATGGCCACCTTCGGCTACTCGCTGCTCGCCATCGCCTTTGCCGGACTGATCGGCTGGACGGTGCTGCGGGCGGGCAGCACCGCGCCGCTCTGCCGTTTTCTGCGGCTGCGGCCCGCGCGCCAGCTCGGCACCGTCAGCTACACCACGTATTTGATCCACTATCCGGCGCTGGCTCTGGTAGGCGCCGCGGCGACCACCTGGTGGGGATTGCAGCTAAACGGCAGCGTTGCCGGGGTGTTTGGCCGCGACCTCATCAGCCTGGCACTGGCACTGCTGGTGGCCGCGGCCTCCTGGCGCTGGCTGGAAAGCCCGCTTTTGCAGCTCAAAGACCATTGGAAGCCTGCGATTGGTCATGTGCGTGAACCGGCGCGGCGGCCGATACGTACAGTAGAGGCAGGAACGGAATTATCGTAA